In Magallana gigas chromosome 1, xbMagGiga1.1, whole genome shotgun sequence, the sequence TTAATGGTGTATCATTTCCATCTCCTAAATTGACATCAGCTCCAGCTTTTAAGATCATTTGaactaaatataaatttttctgACGACATGCAATGAATAATGGTGTTTTGCCTTTACCCTGTAAATTGACTTCAACCCCTGCTGCGTTTAATAACTCTTCAGCTACACTGGTGTAGCCAGCTGAACATGCAACTGTGAGAGGTGTTTCACCTTCATGTTTAATATTAACATTAGCCCCAGCTTCAACTAACACTTTAGTTAGTTTTACATTTCCACTAGAACATGGGACCATGATTGGTATCGTAtgattatcttttaaattaacaCATGCCCCTGCGTTTATGAGCTCTTCAACTACACTTGAATGTTCTCCAAGCAGTGCGGCCGTTAAGGGCGTTACATCTTCGTCGAGTAGGTTTACATCGGCTCCAGCGTTTATCATTTCTTTAACAACACTCAAATGTCCCATATAACATGCCACAACTAATGGTGTCAGCACTCCATCTCTTAAATTGACATCAGTTCCCGCTtgaattatcttttttactttttccaATTGTCCTTTCAAACATGCAATAGTTAGTGATGTTTCATGTCCACCTTTGTAAATGGCTTCAGATCCAGCTTTTACCAGCAATTCAACTATCTGTGAATGTCCATGATCAAATGCAGTCATTAGCggtgttttctttttatcagttaatgTTATATCAGCCCCCGCTTTAATCAACTCATCAGCAACTTTTACATGTCTTGCTTTACATGCCGATGTAAGAGGTGTTTCATCTTTATCTCTGAGATTGACATCGACCCCAGCTTTTATCAATTGTTTAACAACATTCAAATGTCCCTTAAAACATGGAATGATCAATGGTGTTTTGCATCCACTCTTTAAATTGACATCAGCCCCTGCCTTTATCAATTCTTTAAGTATAGTCAAATCACCATTATCACACGCTGCTGTTAATGGTGTATCATTTCCATCTCCTAAATTGACATCAGCTCCAGCTTTTAAGATCATTTGaactatatataaatttttcttaCGACATGCAATGATTAGTGGAATTTCTACTCCACCCTTTAAATTGACATCAGCCCCTGCCTTTATCAACTCCTCAACTACTTTCAAATCACCACCATGACATGCTTCTGTTAATGGTGTATCATTTCCATCTCCTAAATTGACATCAGCTCCTGCTTTTATGATCATTTGAACTAAAGATAGATTTTCGTCACCACATGCAATGAATAATGGTGTTTCGCATCCACTCTTTAAATTGACATCAGCCCCTGCCTTTATCAACTCGTCAActacatttaaatcgccattaTCACATGCTGCTGTTAATGGTGTATCATTTTCATCTCCTAAATTGACATCAGCTCCAGCTTTTAAGATCATTTGaactaaatataaatttttctgACGACATGCAATGAATAATGGTGTTTTGCCTTTACCCTGTAAATTGACTTCAACCCCTGCTGCGTTTAATAACTCTTCAGCTACACTGGTGTAGCCAGCTGAACATGCAACTGTGAGAGGTGTTTCACCTTCATGTTTAATATTAACATTAGCCCCAGCTTCAACTAACACTTTAGTTAGTTTTACATTTCCACTAGAACATGGGACCATGATTGGTATCGAAtgattatcttttaaattaacaCATGCCCCTGCGTTTATGAGCTCTTCAACTACACTTGAATGTTCTCCAAGCAATGCGGCCGTTAAGGGCGTTACATCTTCGTCGAGTAGGTTTACATCGGCTCCAGCGTTTATCATTTCTTTAACAACACTCAAATGTCCCATATAACATGCCACAACTAATGGTGTCATAACTCCATCTCTTAAATTGACATCAGTTCCCGCTTGAATTATCTTTTTAACTTTTTCCAATTGTCCTTTCAAACATGCAATAGTTAGTGATGTTTCATGTCCACCTTTGTAAATGGCTTCAGATCCAGCTTTTACCAGCAATTCAACTATCTGTGAATGTCCATGATCAAATGCAGTCATTAGCggtgttttctttttatcagttaatgTTATATCAGCCCCCGCTTTAATCAACTCATCAGCAACTTTTACATGTCCTGCTTTACATGCCGATGTAAGAGGTGTTTCATCTTTATCTCTGAGATTGACATCGACCCCAGCATTTATCAATTGTTTAACAACATTCAAATGTCCCTTAAAACATGGAATGATCAATGATGTTTTGCATCCACTCTTTAAATTGACATCAGCCCCTGCCTTTATCAACTCTTCAAGTATAGTCAAATCACCATTATCACACGCTGCTGTTAATGGTGTATCATTTCCATCTCCTAAATTGACATCAGCTCCAGCTTTTAAGATCATTTGaactatatataaatttttcttaCGACATGCAATGATTAGTGGAATTTCTACTCCACTCTTTAAATTGACATCAGCCCCTGCCTTTATCAACTCCTCAACTACTTTCAAATCACCACCATGACATGCTGCTGTTAATGGTGTATAATTTCCATCTCCTAAATTGACATCAGCTCCTGCTTTTATGATCATTTGAACTAAAGATAGATTTTCGTCACCACATGCAATGATTAATGGTGTTTTGCATCCACTCTTTAAATTGACATCAGCCCCTGCCTTTATCAACTCTTCAAGTATAGTCAAATCACCATTATCACATGCTGCTGTTAATGGTGTATCATTTCCATCTCCTAAATTGACATCAGCTCCAGCTTTTAAGATCATTTGaactaaatataaatttttctgACGACATGCAATGAATAATGGTGTGTTGCCTTTACCCTGTAAATTGACTTCAACCCCTGCTGCGTTTAATAACTCTTCAGCTACACTGGTGTAGCCAGCTGAACATGCAACTGTGAGAGGTGTTTCACCTTCATGTTTAATATTAACATTAGCCCCAGCTTCAACTAACACTTTAGTTAGTTTTACATTTCCACTAGAACATGGGACCATGATTGGTATCGTAtgattatcttttaaattaacaCATGCCCCTGCGTTTATGAGCTCTTCAACTACACTTGAATGTTCTCCAAGCAGTGCGGCCGTTAAGGGCGTTACATCTTCGTCGAGTAGGTTTACATCGGCTCCAGCGTTTATCATTTCTTTAACAACACTCAAATGTCCCATATAACATGCCGCAACTTGTGGTGTCAGCACTCCATCTCTTAAATTGACATCGGCTCCCGCTTGAATTATCTTTTTAACTTTTTCCAATTGTCCCTTCAAACATGCAATTGTTAATGATGTTTCATGTTCACCTTTGTGAATGGCTTTAGACCCAGCGTTTACCAGCAATTCAACTATCTGTGAATTTTCTTGATGAAGGGCATTTATTAGCGGTGTTTCCTTTTTAACAGCTAGATTTATATCAGCCCCCGCTTTAATCAACTCATCAACAACATTAACATGTCCTGCTTTACATGCAACTGTAAGAGGTGTTTTACTATCATATATTCCATTGACATTGGCCCCGGTATTTATTAACGCTTTGACAACATTCAAATGTCCATTGCCACATGCAACAACAAATGGTATACGTAATTTCCAGAACAGATTAGTATTTGCCGAAGCTTGAAGCAATTCACTGGCAATTTTATCGTATCCATATTTGCACACAATAGTAAGGGGATCCATTTCCCAAGTCGCAAATTCTGGATAAGGAactgtttttatgatattttcaatATCTATGTGCTTTAATAGTATTTTTACAGTGGTATTATCAGCAGAATAACAACCAAGACGAAGCAGGCGAAATTGTTCAACAGTTACTTTTTCTACATCTGATTCAATATCCGAGTCCCCTGCTGTCATGACGGCCCCCCTTTCAACATctacaatatcatatgacaTTTTCACTTCACCATGTTTTTTGTaggaattttgaaaaagatcATTGACGTTTCCATTTTCTGCTAGAATTTGATCTATTATGTACTGCAATATCTGATTATGCCCACGATATATCACCCAGCTAATTGCTCTAACGCGTTTTCTTCTATTCAACAAAAGATTCCAAATCTGATAAAGTTCAAATGGTTCATCATATGTTTTTTTCATCTGTGACTGAACGACGAATGAATACTTACCTTCATTATCTTCTTTCAACTCAGAAAGAAATATGGAATAAAGTTCTGTATACGACTTCCTCGCGATTAGGTCAATGAAAGTTTGAAGCACAGACGGATGTTTCAGTGCTTCATTTTCAAAGACAAGCATCTCACCATTTTCTACGTCTCTAAACAAACGTTCTGCAAGCATCTGATAATGTGATTCTGAAATTATTATACACAAACCACTTGCCTTACGTTCTGTAGATTCTTCATTTTCACTTATTCTATTTTCAGATTCGTTCCCGTCTACTTTGATATAATTAGCAAAATAATCACTACTCATGTATTGTATCATAAGTTCTGGAAACTGACGACCAAAATGACATGCAACGATTTCAAACATGGAATCGTGAATAAAAGTGTACTCACTATCAAACTTGTTTGTATAGGTCCCTTTCATATCCGACAATGCATCAATAAATCTAAAACTGTTTGTTTCGCTGTCTACCTTACATCGTTTCAGTACACTGATTTTTTTCCCCTGAAAACAACTTGATCTTTTGCTACTTTTATCATCGTCTAAAATAGATTCTGATAGTTTGCTATCATTGAACATCAACAAAACAAGAGAAGCATACTGTATTTTGTTTCGTTGTTTCATTTTATCCATTTCATCCAAAATGCAGGGATATGGGGACGTGAAAAAAGATGCTCCATAATTTCTAAATTCCTTTTTATACAGTTTACATAGAAATGGAAACATTTTTGATGTTGAGGATAAATCGAGTgaagataaaatttgtttatctaAATCGTACATGGTAAGCAAATTGCATTTATCTTGCTCTGTTAATATATTCTCATCGCTGTGAAGCTTGACTACATTTGCGCTCtctgataaaaatgtgtttgttagATATTCATTTCTATGAACAACCTCTCTACATGTCATAAGAAGTTTCGTTTCTTTCTTCTCAGGCTTTTTAATTATACTTTCGTacttacatattttattgaactcAGACTCATCTAACCCAAAAACTCCTACCACATCATCAATAACAAACACTTGTAGGATTTCTGGATTACAGTGAGTTTCAATCTCGCTTATATCTTTTATCGGTAGGATATCATATCTTTCCTCCTGTAGTTTCAGGGCTATATGACGAGCCGTGACCGATTTTCCCGAGCCTGGGACACCAACAAATATCACGTAAGGTTTATCGACCACCTTGTTAAACATTGCTTGAAAGTTGTGAGTTTCCAAAAAAACTTTATCATCTTCTTTCCATCTGGAAACTTCTCTATCAAATAATTCTGAAAATTGTATTAATGGTTTTTTAGTATGATATTTTAGATAATGTTTCTGCATATTTTGGTAGTCAAATCTGtttcatgaatatttaaaaaaattgaaagttgtaAATAGATTTGAACAATCATAATCGACGAATTTATTTAACATGGTCAGGAAGGTACATAACGTGAttctatgaaaataaatgtatcatATTGAATCAGTGTATGAGCTCAGAATTATGaacctttgtttttataaaaattataatttagatttttttgaaacaattttaaaaatagatatacTTTGTATGGCTCAAGTAAAGAATAAGACAAAAGTAGTTCTTTATTTTTGCGtagtaatttaaatttaaaattgatcgTGTTGATTTGTGTagcaatacaaaaaataattataatcatttttatatcaTCATTTTTGCGTAGTGATACgttttttgatagtttttatgCAGTGATTATTACTGAAGGTTTAATTGCTCATCTAAAAGATTGAAGGATGAACCGGTCAATAGGTTAACCAATGGACGAGTAGACAGGTCAGCGGGTTGACAGGTAGACAGGTTGAGTGGTCGACGGGTTGACAGTTAGACTAGTTGACAGGTCGACCTGCCGACCGGATAGTACTGGATAGTACTTCAAGGATCATATTTTATATAGACAATAAAATGGGGTGAACGATTTCCAAGAAGTATTTTaaaggtggaaggctacatcgtcacaaTATGTCTGACGTCCGTTTGAAACGCAATTCCCTTCGTGATTAAAGCtttcaactaacattgattatcagctgttatGTACAGAAAACGTGAAATCGAAATAATGTACTGTTTCCCTGCTATTGGCAATACATatttgtcatgtcatctgcaacagacgaaCACAAATATGTGACGGATGATGATAAAGGTGAGCAGATATAATATTTTCACTTGAACCATATATGCatgattaatttaaaactaaagTTCCGTAGTACCATCTCTTGTATTAATTGATCCCAACTtcccaaatttaaaacatttgaagtATAAGACTTGCATTGAAAGTTTGACACTtaactaatgtattttaattaaaatagatagagctaggtagcaatagcagtggaagcccgGATTTGCAAGCCAAATGAGGGAACGACAGAATCTTGAAAAAGAGCATATTTTTAATTACCACACgtacatgtgtatcactatggacatttaatgtatgtataaaatatgcatatagttgttatacccgcactttctaaagaaagttcgggtatattgttgttactctgttccgtccgtctgtcacgttttactttctcaaactgctcttacatcttataaaccagcaatctGAACTctttgatttggggtgtcatgttgttttgtaaaaaggtttcaaaagttctctggtagtcctgggggtcaaatctACATATAAAGACTCAAGCTAGAATTTTCTTCCCCAAGGatgatttgtgtcaatgttgGTTGATACTGACtcaatgaattttgaaaagtttaaaatgttaaaactttaCATCCATGTACGGATAGACAAATATACAGAAGGCACgcaaaaaatgatgaaaaggTACTTTTAAAGTTCAGCTCTAGTGAGCTAAACTATTATATATGACAGTTTTGctgatacaaaaaaaatgtttcctaccttttctttttttgcagACACaggtattttcaatttttactgtccatcaaaaagaaaatgtttctgaattatcattaaaaaaatagtaaCAACTGCCATCAACAATAAGGTCAGAAGAGTTACACATCTTAAAGTTTGAATGTAATTACCTGATAAGTCGTCAAGTTTTTTATTCAAGTTCAGTAGCTGTTCAATATATTTAGCTTCTTGTTCTGGGTCCATGCAGCATTGTGTTATTTTCTTTACCTCCTCCTGATAAACAGTGCACGTCCCTAAATACATTTCCAACTCTTTAACGATATCAAAAATAGCTTGCCATTCTTGATTAAAGTCAGAGCTTGAAATTGATATACTCGAATGATGGCCTTGATATTTGTTCCTTAATAAACGAATCCTTTCTATGTTGGCTGATTCGCTCCTATCTCCTGGATTCGGAGCATTTCCCCATTTATGTGAATGTTGTGGAAATGTGCAAATATTAcgaaacaaaatgtaaagtaaaGTTATGTCAAAGTCcgaatattttcctgtatacaCGATCTTTTCTTGTTCTTTGGTAAATGGagactttttaaattttgccaaaaaagttTTAACTTTGCCAGGCAAGACGGACggattcatatttttcttaagaacATCTTGAAGTACGTCAGTGCAGGGGCCTAAGATAATTCGGGCTAACCGAGCAAGATTTGTGGTCTCCACGGTTGATCCATACTTTGAGAGAGACATTTTTGTCCCGTTCACAGCATTAACAACTTCTTTTCtgcaatgaaaaaaacccaaaatgaagtaaataaacaaagacaaaaaatcATAAGACTGAATcaagaattaattttcgataCATTGCATATGGTATTGTTTGCATTACTTTTAAAGAGATGCTTATATTATAAtactaattttaaattttattaatcgaTGAACACAATTATTGCGAGTTCCACTGAGGATTATGGTCAATAACTACTATTGTCATGTCTTCCCATTTGTGACCACTCATATTGAAATGTTCCCCGACGGGCCCCTTGATTTTCTTGGTCTTTATGGTCGAGCGGTGTTTGATGATTCTTCTGCAGAGGTCACGTGTTTCCCAATGTATTGTTTAGAGCAAATCAACTGATGAGATAGATGCAGTTGTCTGTGCGACAAGACGTGTTGCCCAATATTTTGTAGGTACGGCCCATAATGAGGCTTTTAAAACTGTCTGTGTTGATGCTGTGCTTGCACAACAGGGATCTGGTGTCTGAATAGGTTTTTAACCTGGCATTGGGCAACGGGTTATCTTATCTCACCCTAACTACTATGTCCGTTAAGAACAATCATGTCTACTAGAAAACAATGCAAGTAGGAAAAAAATGTGGTAGCAAGCCTCAAGAATGAACCGAATCGTATCATAGCTTTAAAGGATACCTATTTAGATTCAAATATAGGATGTTTGTTTTTGCACTGGTTGcatctatttatagtaacagcTAGTATTGCATTCTGGttaatttgactttaaaatCCAGAacatttgagagaaaaaaattgtcaaattagtaattaattataaaatgtatcaacaatatttgaagaaaaaagccTATATTCTTAAAGAAGTTCCAACAATTAATTGTTGcatattttgtttcatatatctatatacaAAATGATGACCCAGGGCGCGATTGTTGGTGGGATGCCAAGAAGTGATACTCTCATACGTTTTCTTACTAATATATAAATTCCACTTTTGGACTTTCAAGAACTAAAAAGAAATTCACATGCAAATTAACAAAAGCATTCcaatttcaaatgaaatgaaaatgtggtcgttttttaaattctattttccAAGCGATTTTCATCCACTGAagtcaatatatataaataaaattaaaaaaaaatacgtatcatgctttaatttataaaaaaaaaacaatagttGTTTTCACTGTTTCCCATAAAAATCTTATTCATTACAGTTGCATTTCATTACTATTGTTAGAATTGTCTCTCCTGTTGCCCTCTTCTCTAATGTAGGTAAACACCTAGTCACAATGTTGACATAGCTAGAAGTTCAAGATCAGACAGAAAATTTGGAAATGCTGTGaatgtttaatgtatattaattatgTCATTGAATGGTTTTAATTGCACAGAAATTGTGCCATTTTGCTGAGTTATTATTAGACACagtataaaatatatagtttaataatttaatgttttataaaaagttcATTCCCTAAAACGAACCCGTAATGTTAAAATTTAGGGTTCATCtattttacttatttgttttatacgatataaaatagtttggggcaatttacgctttataaatcGCGGagtggtttataaaaaagcgtaaactgttccaaaccattttatatcgtatagaacttataaatattgaattcattgcttataatttaatttttttactcttcattgtagataaaaacggtcatttgacctttaaaatgacgtaaagttgtacaaaattcaaacgtaagaTCAGGCGTATTTATAcctttttgacgttagtcttaccatgacgtaggcaacattcttaaTACGAtatagccaatcagaaagcgcgttacaaccagaattaaattatattgcGTTAAAAAGTTTCACCACGTAAAATAAATCTTCGAGCAAAAAAAGTCCACAATAGACTGTATatcattatttctttctttttcaattttgaatcgttagttacaaaatataaaaaaaatatgtttttgttgtttaaagCAGAGGCATAGCATATATACCAACAAGCCATGGCGTTAATCGTTTtgacccccccaaaaaaagattGAAAGAAAGATAAGCATACAGTTATTAACTTTTCATGTAtttctgttaaatgagtacaatgtataatgtttttataattgtttcaaaatttctataCGTTCTTAACTTATTTTCTTGCGTTGTTTTAGATTTGGTATTTTTACTATAAACTAAACTCTTTGATTCTTCTTTTTACGTATTCAATTTTACGGATGATACCTTTTTTTAAGTAGAGGGGGTCCAGGGttatttagttttaaagaaTGTAAGTATATCAAATATAAGTAACGAACTCTACTCCATACCCCTCAATTAGCAGTTTACTTCCTCTtggcaaatacatgtagtaaggttgtatttttttaaaaatgaaattagaaGTTGTAAAGGTTAAAAGAAGGTATAAAGGTTCCCCCACCCCCATCCGATCTTCACCTGTAGCACCCacatatagatatacatgtatcataaaaaaaataatccaaatattaatataaattttgtgTGATAATTTTGGCCCCAGGTTCATGAAGCAGTCATCTAGACTTAActcaaaatttttacattgtCTTAGCAAAGAAAAAACGGCTGAAGATGGATCGGTTCAAAAGCTTGCAACTTGTCGgtaaaaattcatcaaatttacccaataaatgtatttacatggGCATGGTATGCAGATATTCAGTAAAGGGAGCTACGACATTAGTTCACCGTTTTACCGGTAAATGTAGTTTGATAGcacatttcaacaaatattcaatGGCAGTACCTCTCCGCTGGCAGACGAAGTAAGCAACCTTgttgtattttacatgtatgtagaggTGGTGtgctttttttgttaaaatgtttgttataaGAAATTTTTTGCAATGAAGGTATACATTAGATTATGAAtatatcatgaaaaatataaataagtaaagTCCTGGGGGTCTAGATACGTGGGGATGGGGAGATGGAGGGGGAGGGTGGTCGTAAC encodes:
- the LOC105330604 gene encoding uncharacterized protein isoform X2; translated protein: MFNKVVDKPYVIFVGVPGSGKSVTARHIALKLQEERYDILPIKDISEIETHCNPEILQVFVIDDVVGVFGLDESEFNKICKYESIIKKPEKKETKLLMTCREVVHRNEYLTNTFLSESANVVKLHSDENILTEQDKCNLLTMYDLDKQILSSLDLSSTSKMFPFLCKLYKKEFRNYGASFFTSPYPCILDEMDKMKQRNKIQYASLVLLMFNDSKLSESILDDDKSSKRSSCFQGKKISVLKRCKVDSETNSFRFIDALSDMKGTYTNKFDSEYTFIHDSMFEIVACHFGRQFPELMIQYMSSDYFANYIKVDGNESENRISENEESTERKASGLCIIISESHYQMLAERLFRDVENGEMLVFENEALKHPSVLQTFIDLIARKSYTELYSIFLSELKEDNEGKYSFVVQSQMKKTYDEPFELYQIWNLLLNRRKRVRAISWVIYRGHNQILQYIIDQILAENGNVNDLFQNSYKKHGEVKMSYDIVDVERGAVMTAGDSDIESDVEKVTVEQFRLLRLGCYSADNTTVKILLKHIDIENIIKTVPYPEFATWEMDPLTIVCKYGYDKIASELLQASANTNLFWKLRIPFVVACGNGHLNVVKALINTGANVNGIYDSKTPLTVACKAGHVNVVDELIKAGADINLAVKKETPLINALHQENSQIVELLVNAGSKAIHKGEHETSLTIACLKGQLEKVKKIIQAGADVNLRDGVLTPQVAACYMGHLSVVKEMINAGADVNLLDEDVTPLTAALLGEHSSVVEELINAGACVNLKDNHTIPIMVPCSSGNVKLTKVLVEAGANVNIKHEGETPLTVACSAGYTSVAEELLNAAGVEVNLQGKGNTPLFIACRQKNLYLVQMILKAGADVNLGDGNDTPLTAACDNGDLTILEELIKAGADVNLKSGCKTPLIIACGDENLSLVQMIIKAGADVNLGDGNYTPLTAACHGGDLKVVEELIKAGADVNLKSGVEIPLIIACRKKNLYIVQMILKAGADVNLGDGNDTPLTAACDNGDLTILEELIKAGADVNLKSGCKTSLIIPCFKGHLNVVKQLINAGVDVNLRDKDETPLTSACKAGHVKVADELIKAGADITLTDKKKTPLMTAFDHGHSQIVELLVKAGSEAIYKGGHETSLTIACLKGQLEKVKKIIQAGTDVNLRDGVMTPLVVACYMGHLSVVKEMINAGADVNLLDEDVTPLTAALLGEHSSVVEELINAGACVNLKDNHSIPIMVPCSSGNVKLTKVLVEAGANVNIKHEGETPLTVACSAGYTSVAEELLNAAGVEVNLQGKGKTPLFIACRQKNLYLVQMILKAGADVNLGDENDTPLTAACDNGDLNVVDELIKAGADVNLKSGCETPLFIACGDENLSLVQMIIKAGADVNLGDGNDTPLTEACHGGDLKVVEELIKAGADVNLKGGVEIPLIIACRKKNLYIVQMILKAGADVNLGDGNDTPLTAACDNGDLTILKELIKAGADVNLKSGCKTPLIIPCFKGHLNVVKQLIKAGVDVNLRDKDETPLTSACKARHVKVADELIKAGADITLTDKKKTPLMTAFDHGHSQIVELLVKAGSEAIYKGGHETSLTIACLKGQLEKVKKIIQAGTDVNLRDGVLTPLVVACYMGHLSVVKEMINAGADVNLLDEDVTPLTAALLGEHSSVVEELINAGACVNLKDNHTIPIMVPCSSGNVKLTKVLVEAGANVNIKHEGETPLTVACSAGYTSVAEELLNAAGVEVNLQGKGKTPLFIACRQKNLYLVQMILKAGADVNLGDGNDTPLTAACDNGDLNVVDELIKAGADVNLKSGCETPLFIACGDENLSLVQMIIKAGADVNLGDGNDTPLTEACHGGDLKVVEELIKAGADVNLKSGVQIPLIIACRKKNLYIVQMILKAGADVNLGDGNDTPLTAACDNGDLTILEELIKAGADVNLKSGCKTPLIIACGDENLSLVQMILKAGADVNLGDGNDTPLTAACDNGDLTILEELIKAGADVNLKSGCKTPLIIPCFKGHLNVVKQLINAGVDVNLRDKDETPLTSACKAGHVKVADELIKAGADITLTDKKKTPLMTAFDHGHSQIVELLVKAGSEAIYKGGHETSLTIACLKGQLEKVKKIIQAGTDVNLRDGVMTPLVAACYMGHLSVVKEMIKAGADVNLLDGDNTPLTAALLGGHSRVVEELINAGACVNLKDKHTIPIMVPCSSGNVKLTKVLVEAGADVNIEHESETPLTVACSAGYTSVAEELLNAAGVEVNLQGKGKTPLFIACRQKNLYLVQMILKAGADVNLGDGNDTPLTAACDNGDLTILEELIKAGADVNLKSGCKTPLIIACYEGHLDVVKQLINAGVDVNIEDGDDTPITASCNDNNVIEIRVDAGAVVNFQTFDKTALVVACYEGHLSIVETLIKAGADVNLTGKNGQYTPLIAACEKNDLKTVNVLIRAGADVNLIGKWGEYTPLIVACVAGHLDVVNVFINAGADVNLQSNDRDYTPLIAACMNNHLNLVDVLTKAGADVNMTGKKNTPLAAACQGGHLKVVDVLLKCGADVNLAGETGEFTPLLAASQGGHLEVFDLLVDAGANLNCLTENGSDVY